A region from the Polyangiaceae bacterium genome encodes:
- a CDS encoding AtpZ/AtpI family protein, whose product MQQDWKGVGTYGTVGLEFALSILFGLWLGHKGDQWLGWDPWLTLIGTGFGTAAGVRAIWRALQRANREAEEAERRDRKARKQYLNDTHHE is encoded by the coding sequence GTGCAGCAAGACTGGAAAGGCGTCGGAACCTACGGGACGGTCGGTCTCGAATTCGCGCTGAGCATACTGTTCGGGCTCTGGCTGGGTCACAAGGGTGACCAATGGCTGGGCTGGGACCCCTGGCTCACGCTGATCGGGACGGGATTCGGTACCGCAGCCGGCGTTCGAGCCATCTGGCGAGCGCTGCAGCGGGCCAACCGCGAGGCCGAAGAGGCCGAGCGACGAGACCGCAAGGCTCGGAAGCAGTACCTGAATGACACCCACCACGAATGA
- a CDS encoding aminotransferase class V-fold PLP-dependent enzyme, with translation MAPLMRSVTEAGIAGVTQKARPWTITSRDFFDSSEQARALFARLVSAQPGDVALIPAASYGVSVAARNVRFAKGQRVVLLADQFPSHVYSWRDLVARRGGEIVTVERPEAGDLTAAVLAAIDERAAVVALPHCRWTDGALVDLERVGARCRAVGAALVVDATQSLGALPFDVRKVQPDFLIGAAYKWLLGPYSIGFLYAAPTWHEGEPLEHGWITRAGSENFAGLTRYRDDFQPGARRFDVGERSNFALVPMASAALRQILDWGVEAIAETLTRRTGEIAQRAAALGLSALPLGERAGHYLGLQFADGVPAGLPDALAREHVYVSVRGSSVRVTPHLYNSDADVERLFEALSRVLG, from the coding sequence ATGGCGCCGCTGATGCGGAGCGTGACGGAGGCGGGGATCGCCGGAGTGACACAGAAGGCGCGTCCCTGGACGATCACGTCGCGGGACTTCTTCGATTCGTCGGAGCAGGCGCGGGCCCTGTTCGCACGGCTCGTGAGCGCGCAGCCCGGCGACGTCGCGCTGATCCCCGCCGCCAGCTACGGCGTTTCCGTGGCTGCGCGGAACGTGCGCTTTGCCAAGGGTCAGCGCGTGGTGCTGCTCGCCGACCAGTTCCCGTCCCACGTCTACTCCTGGCGCGACCTGGTGGCGCGCCGCGGAGGCGAGATCGTCACGGTGGAGCGGCCCGAGGCGGGCGACCTCACCGCTGCGGTGCTGGCGGCCATCGACGAGCGCGCCGCCGTCGTAGCCTTGCCGCACTGCCGCTGGACGGACGGTGCCTTGGTGGATCTCGAGCGCGTCGGCGCGCGCTGCCGCGCGGTAGGCGCCGCGCTGGTGGTGGACGCGACGCAATCGCTCGGCGCGCTACCCTTCGACGTCCGCAAGGTGCAGCCGGACTTCCTGATCGGCGCCGCCTACAAGTGGCTGCTCGGTCCGTACTCCATCGGCTTCTTGTACGCGGCGCCGACATGGCACGAGGGCGAGCCGCTGGAGCACGGTTGGATTACCCGGGCTGGGTCCGAGAACTTCGCGGGTCTCACGCGCTATCGTGACGACTTCCAGCCCGGTGCGCGTCGCTTCGACGTGGGCGAGCGCTCGAACTTCGCGCTCGTGCCGATGGCCAGCGCGGCGCTCCGCCAGATCCTCGACTGGGGCGTGGAGGCGATCGCCGAGACGCTGACGCGCCGTACCGGCGAGATCGCGCAACGTGCCGCTGCGCTCGGCCTTTCCGCGCTGCCACTTGGCGAGCGCGCCGGGCACTACCTGGGGCTCCAGTTTGCGGACGGCGTTCCCGCGGGATTGCCCGACGCGTTGGCCCGCGAGCACGTGTACGTGAGCGTGCGTGGCAGCTCCGTGCGCGTCACGCCGCACCTGTACAACAGTGACGCGGACGTGGAGCGACTGTTCGAAGCGCTGTCCCGTGTGCTCGGGTGA
- a CDS encoding FHA domain-containing protein yields the protein MTDPNKKVPRNFQCRESLWQKFEQMARELECSVDYLINDAMKQYARQRGYSSTAHPSAGGIPPLPAATAGAPPPPPPPPPPGPSTAPTPPPPAPSRSAAPPPPPPPGGGRVGFPSHHGPPPPPMPGPSAPPMPPVTSSRPRPPAPPAPPAPPPPPGPPARSVPPPPPPGGHRGPPPPPMPRSAPPPPPPPAGGMPQYGGTTLCIYYAGERFPVTKDRFIIGRGKQSSDLTIKDPNVSRQHAMIEFLNGQYYIVDMGSTNGVEYNGQRVQRKVINEGDVFRVCDHELRFAFQ from the coding sequence ATGACCGACCCGAACAAGAAGGTTCCCCGCAACTTCCAGTGCCGCGAGTCGCTGTGGCAGAAGTTCGAACAGATGGCGCGGGAGCTCGAGTGCTCCGTGGACTATCTGATCAACGACGCCATGAAGCAGTACGCTCGCCAGCGGGGCTACAGCAGCACGGCGCATCCCTCAGCGGGCGGTATTCCCCCGCTTCCCGCGGCCACCGCCGGTGCGCCTCCGCCGCCGCCCCCGCCGCCTCCACCTGGGCCTTCCACGGCGCCCACGCCGCCTCCCCCGGCGCCCAGCCGCTCGGCAGCACCGCCCCCGCCGCCGCCACCCGGCGGAGGTCGGGTGGGCTTCCCATCGCACCATGGGCCGCCGCCTCCGCCCATGCCCGGCCCCTCGGCGCCGCCCATGCCGCCCGTCACCAGTTCTCGACCGCGGCCCCCCGCGCCGCCGGCACCACCCGCGCCACCGCCCCCCCCGGGTCCCCCGGCGCGCAGCGTCCCGCCTCCGCCTCCTCCTGGCGGACACCGCGGGCCCCCTCCGCCGCCCATGCCTCGCTCGGCGCCGCCTCCGCCACCTCCTCCGGCGGGCGGCATGCCGCAGTACGGCGGGACCACCCTGTGCATCTACTACGCGGGCGAGCGATTCCCGGTCACCAAGGACCGCTTCATCATCGGCCGTGGCAAGCAATCGAGCGATCTCACCATCAAGGATCCGAACGTGTCGCGCCAGCACGCGATGATCGAGTTCTTGAACGGCCAATATTACATCGTGGACATGGGCTCGACGAACGGCGTCGAGTACAACGGCCAGCGCGTGCAGCGAAAAGTGATCAACGAGGGTGACGTCTTCCGCGTCTGCGATCACGAGCTGCGCTTCGCGTTCCAGTGA
- the atpB gene encoding F0F1 ATP synthase subunit A, with amino-acid sequence MPEHASWLTLALAHMRDTLAHNTDMIGKSFIGQHDPTWQNFEPLTASALVFVLVVLLALFTRSRLADPEKAVVPDETLTLRTFMEAFLGYFYDLAKGVMDAERAKKYFPLIGASAVFVFFSNVLALVPGFPVATSHLNITFGCAAIVFVAFNAYGVAANGSNYIKHLMGPSPWLAPLVLPIEIISLCVRPVTLAVRLMMNMAVDHLVMGTFMGLVAVLVPIPVMLLGCLVIVVQTLVFTLLTTIYIGLATEHDEHAH; translated from the coding sequence ATGCCTGAACACGCATCTTGGCTCACGCTGGCACTCGCGCACATGCGCGACACGCTCGCGCACAACACGGACATGATCGGCAAGTCCTTCATTGGACAGCACGATCCGACTTGGCAGAACTTCGAGCCGCTCACCGCCTCGGCCTTGGTGTTCGTCCTCGTGGTGCTCTTGGCGCTGTTCACCCGTTCGCGGCTCGCCGACCCCGAAAAGGCCGTCGTGCCCGACGAGACGCTGACCCTGCGCACCTTCATGGAGGCGTTCCTCGGCTACTTCTACGACTTGGCCAAGGGCGTGATGGACGCGGAGCGGGCCAAGAAGTACTTCCCGCTCATCGGCGCCTCCGCGGTGTTCGTGTTCTTCTCCAACGTCTTGGCGCTGGTGCCCGGCTTTCCGGTCGCAACCAGCCACCTGAACATCACCTTCGGCTGCGCGGCCATCGTGTTCGTGGCGTTCAACGCCTACGGCGTGGCCGCCAATGGCAGCAACTACATCAAGCACCTCATGGGGCCGTCGCCGTGGTTGGCTCCGCTGGTGCTCCCCATCGAGATCATCTCGCTCTGCGTGCGGCCCGTCACTCTGGCCGTCCGCTTGATGATGAACATGGCCGTCGATCACCTGGTGATGGGCACGTTCATGGGCTTGGTCGCCGTACTGGTTCCCATTCCCGTAATGCTGCTCGGCTGCCTGGTGATCGTCGTCCAGACGCTCGTGTTCACGCTGCTCACGACCATCTACATCGGTCTCGCAACGGAGCACGACGAACACGCCCACTGA
- a CDS encoding AarF/ABC1/UbiB kinase family protein has product MVSIVHAARDIGRLRDISRVLVVHGFGEIVGRLGIGRSKKPKDSEPPPSSREPTAEDEEQGAREAKEMSLAVRARRVLEDLGPSFVKLGQIASTRADLLPPDLILELKKLQDSVPPVPFDQIVAQIERSLGAPVSEVFASVEPEPLAAASIAQVHRAKLDTEDGPVDVVVKVQRPGIAQTIASDLDLLHTFAALVERAIPESRIYSPVGLVQQFDHAITAELDFATEAENARRFAQNFETFKNVKFPIVYREASSKHVLTLEFLPGKKVYDAVAAGHSGKKLTRIALDVIVKQIYEDGFFHADPHPGNVLVLGSPENPTLAMIDLGMVGRLSPRMRDLTVDVMVSAVRRDYEGIADAMYSIGTPTKKIDRNAFRAEVALLSEKYLGKQLKDIEMSALIRDLVQGATKYGLEIPTDFLLVGKALMTVEGVGKELDPDLDVFEEAKPLFLDILKKRYSPERLGNELLRRIERLSNTTYNMPEQLGEVLDDLRLGRLKVQAMDPGVTRAADRLGRRLYTALVSSSLVLSSAWLISTHHDIVGGIMLGLAVMIVVGHLLLDASRAWRKKT; this is encoded by the coding sequence ATGGTGTCCATCGTTCACGCGGCGCGAGACATCGGCCGCCTGCGCGACATCTCCCGCGTGCTCGTGGTGCACGGCTTCGGCGAGATCGTCGGCCGCCTGGGCATCGGACGCAGCAAGAAGCCGAAGGACAGCGAACCGCCGCCCTCCAGCCGCGAACCCACGGCGGAGGACGAAGAGCAGGGCGCGCGTGAAGCGAAGGAGATGTCCCTCGCCGTGCGCGCGCGCCGCGTGCTCGAAGACCTCGGCCCGTCCTTCGTGAAGCTCGGGCAGATCGCCTCCACCCGCGCCGACCTACTACCCCCGGATCTGATCCTGGAGCTCAAGAAGCTACAAGACTCCGTGCCCCCGGTGCCTTTCGACCAGATCGTGGCGCAGATCGAGCGCAGCCTGGGGGCGCCGGTGAGCGAGGTCTTCGCCAGCGTGGAGCCGGAGCCGCTGGCGGCCGCCAGCATCGCCCAGGTCCACCGCGCCAAGCTCGACACCGAAGACGGCCCCGTGGACGTCGTGGTCAAGGTGCAGCGCCCTGGCATCGCCCAGACCATCGCCAGCGATCTGGATCTGCTGCACACCTTCGCTGCGCTGGTGGAACGTGCCATTCCGGAGAGCCGCATCTACTCCCCCGTGGGCCTGGTGCAGCAGTTCGATCACGCCATCACCGCGGAGCTCGACTTCGCCACGGAAGCCGAGAACGCGCGGCGGTTCGCGCAGAACTTCGAGACGTTCAAGAACGTCAAGTTCCCCATCGTCTACCGCGAGGCGTCCAGCAAGCACGTCCTCACGCTGGAGTTCTTGCCGGGCAAGAAGGTGTACGACGCCGTCGCCGCGGGCCACTCCGGCAAGAAGCTCACGCGCATCGCCCTCGACGTGATCGTGAAGCAGATCTACGAGGACGGCTTCTTCCACGCGGACCCGCACCCGGGCAACGTGTTGGTGCTGGGCAGCCCGGAGAACCCCACCCTCGCGATGATCGATCTGGGCATGGTCGGTCGCCTGTCCCCACGCATGCGCGACCTCACGGTGGACGTGATGGTGAGCGCCGTACGCCGCGACTACGAGGGTATCGCCGACGCGATGTACTCCATCGGCACGCCCACCAAGAAGATCGACCGCAACGCGTTCCGGGCGGAGGTCGCGCTGCTCAGCGAGAAGTATCTCGGCAAGCAGCTCAAGGACATCGAGATGAGCGCGCTGATCCGGGATCTGGTGCAGGGCGCCACCAAGTACGGTCTGGAGATCCCGACGGACTTCTTGCTGGTGGGCAAGGCCTTGATGACGGTCGAGGGCGTGGGCAAGGAGCTCGACCCCGATCTCGACGTGTTCGAAGAGGCCAAGCCGCTGTTCCTCGACATCCTGAAGAAGCGCTACTCCCCGGAGCGCCTGGGCAACGAGCTGCTCCGCCGCATCGAGCGCCTCAGCAACACCACCTACAACATGCCGGAACAGCTGGGCGAGGTGCTGGATGACCTGCGCCTCGGCCGGCTCAAGGTGCAGGCCATGGATCCCGGCGTCACCCGCGCCGCGGATCGTCTCGGCCGCCGGCTGTACACCGCGCTGGTCTCGAGCTCCCTGGTACTCAGCAGCGCCTGGCTCATCAGCACGCACCACGACATCGTGGGCGGCATCATGCTCGGCTTGGCGGTCATGATCGTGGTCGGCCACCTCCTGCTCGACGCCTCCCGCGCCTGGCGCAAGAAGACCTGA
- a CDS encoding ATP synthase F0 subunit C, which yields MAKKKLALLTASLITLISSSAFAQDAAGAAANEFNAKAMAGLAAGIAIGLAVLGGALGQGRAAAAALEGISRNPGAAARIQTPMILGLALIESLVLFAFLIAFFLQGKV from the coding sequence ATGGCCAAGAAGAAGCTGGCGCTGCTCACGGCGTCGCTCATCACCCTGATCTCGTCGAGCGCGTTCGCTCAGGACGCCGCCGGCGCCGCCGCGAACGAGTTCAACGCCAAGGCGATGGCTGGCCTCGCGGCAGGTATTGCCATTGGCCTGGCGGTGCTCGGTGGAGCCCTCGGCCAGGGTCGCGCCGCGGCCGCTGCTCTCGAAGGCATCAGCCGTAACCCGGGCGCCGCAGCGCGCATTCAGACCCCGATGATTCTGGGTCTGGCGCTGATCGAGTCGCTCGTGCTGTTCGCGTTCCTCATCGCCTTCTTCCTGCAAGGCAAGGTCTGA
- a CDS encoding TerB family tellurite resistance protein translates to MSVDIGRDTVLALCAVGWADGKMDPAEAASIRDAAKQLGLSAEDLSAVEGAIAQRMGLELVETLRMSRLTRLFTYAVGTLVASVDGAIGPEEQATLALLGDRLGLSQVARDRAQNVAHAARQAGTELDLLKLRSRLSAGLSQIGNE, encoded by the coding sequence ATGAGCGTCGACATCGGTCGTGACACGGTCTTGGCCCTGTGTGCCGTCGGCTGGGCGGACGGCAAGATGGACCCCGCCGAAGCCGCCAGCATCCGAGACGCCGCCAAGCAACTCGGGCTCTCGGCCGAGGATCTGTCGGCGGTGGAAGGTGCCATCGCCCAGCGCATGGGGCTGGAGCTGGTGGAAACCCTGCGCATGAGCCGCCTCACGCGGCTGTTCACCTACGCCGTGGGCACCCTGGTGGCGAGCGTGGACGGCGCCATCGGTCCCGAAGAACAAGCCACCTTGGCCCTGCTCGGCGACCGCCTGGGCCTCAGCCAGGTCGCGCGGGATCGCGCCCAGAACGTGGCTCACGCCGCGCGCCAGGCCGGCACTGAGCTCGATCTCCTCAAGCTCCGTTCGCGCCTCTCTGCAGGGCTCAGCCAGATCGGTAACGAGTAG
- the rdgB gene encoding RdgB/HAM1 family non-canonical purine NTP pyrophosphatase, whose amino-acid sequence MADLVTIVLASSNEGKLTELRSLLADLPFSLVTAADVLGDKLAVAEDGDTFDANAVIKASAICKATGLVALADDSGLEVDALGGRPGVRSARFAHERATDAENNAALLRELEEIDDDGRRAHFRCVLALVTPWSFSQPRTVEGRVEGRIARDPRGSGGFGYDPLFIVDGRDGLAMAELSEDDKNSLSHRARAVRAMRPLLLELLETQLSEAERVAG is encoded by the coding sequence AAGCTCACCGAGCTACGTTCCCTGCTCGCCGATCTGCCCTTCTCCTTGGTGACGGCCGCAGACGTCCTCGGGGACAAGCTCGCGGTGGCGGAAGACGGCGATACCTTCGACGCCAACGCCGTGATCAAGGCGTCGGCGATCTGCAAGGCTACCGGGCTCGTGGCCCTGGCGGACGACAGCGGCCTGGAAGTGGACGCCCTCGGCGGTCGTCCCGGGGTGCGCTCCGCGCGCTTTGCTCACGAACGCGCGACGGACGCGGAGAACAACGCCGCCCTGCTCCGGGAGCTGGAGGAGATCGACGACGATGGTCGCCGGGCTCACTTCCGCTGCGTGCTGGCGCTGGTCACGCCGTGGAGCTTTTCGCAGCCCCGCACCGTGGAAGGGCGCGTGGAAGGGCGCATCGCGCGGGACCCGCGAGGCAGCGGCGGTTTCGGTTACGACCCGCTGTTCATCGTGGACGGTCGCGACGGCTTGGCCATGGCGGAGCTGTCCGAAGACGACAAGAACTCCCTCAGCCATCGTGCTCGCGCCGTGCGCGCGATGCGACCGTTGCTGCTCGAGCTGCTGGAAACGCAGCTATCTGAAGCCGAACGCGTCGCGGGTTAG
- a CDS encoding L,D-transpeptidase yields MRRAVVTFALALFAAQIARADTLPWVDPGDVPLPSGVQSVEIVRADEPLLVRPRGQAARRGSAAEHAHLPLYGATRGPGCPGRWLSVGPLAWVCETGVRLSFVPALSANAARESFGDGLPYRYHFVGQNGSLGYVNLRTAEDIAPDAELQPGFAVAVVEVARKGNESYGLTTHGLWLPMRDLNPARRFAFHGEDLDGDVNVGWVYEKSARVYEKPGGRRSDEVHAEFEALRILETKERAKHRWFRIGEGRWVNDHEVRAPTPTTRPPEVGEHERWIDVEIDNQVLVAYEGDRPVFGTLVSTGRGKGKSIQATPKGTHRIWVKLRSSDMTNLQDQEASRYYAIEDVPWVMYFKKGYGLHGTFWHRSFGHVKSHGCVNLAPLDAERLFHWTSPRVPAGWTAALPTEYEPGTVIRVR; encoded by the coding sequence ATGCGTCGCGCCGTCGTCACCTTCGCCCTCGCGCTGTTCGCTGCGCAGATCGCGCGGGCGGACACCCTGCCGTGGGTCGATCCCGGGGACGTGCCGCTGCCGTCGGGGGTGCAGAGCGTGGAGATCGTGCGGGCCGACGAGCCGCTCCTGGTACGCCCTCGGGGCCAGGCGGCGCGGCGCGGCTCCGCGGCGGAGCACGCGCACTTGCCACTGTACGGCGCTACCCGCGGGCCCGGCTGCCCGGGGCGCTGGCTGTCCGTGGGGCCGCTCGCGTGGGTGTGCGAGACGGGGGTGCGCTTGTCCTTCGTACCCGCCTTGTCGGCAAACGCCGCGCGCGAAAGCTTCGGCGACGGCCTGCCCTACCGCTATCACTTCGTCGGTCAGAACGGATCGCTCGGCTACGTCAACCTGCGCACGGCGGAGGACATCGCTCCGGACGCGGAGCTGCAGCCCGGCTTTGCCGTGGCCGTCGTGGAGGTCGCCCGCAAAGGGAACGAGAGCTACGGCCTCACCACCCACGGCCTGTGGCTACCCATGCGGGACCTCAACCCCGCGCGGCGCTTCGCGTTTCACGGCGAGGATCTCGACGGAGACGTGAACGTCGGCTGGGTGTACGAAAAAAGCGCCCGCGTGTACGAAAAGCCGGGAGGTCGTCGCAGCGACGAGGTGCACGCAGAGTTCGAGGCGCTCCGCATCCTGGAGACCAAAGAGCGCGCCAAGCATCGCTGGTTTCGCATCGGAGAAGGTCGCTGGGTGAACGACCACGAAGTCCGTGCCCCGACACCCACCACCCGTCCGCCGGAGGTCGGCGAGCACGAACGGTGGATCGACGTCGAGATCGACAACCAAGTGCTCGTCGCCTACGAGGGGGACCGCCCCGTGTTCGGGACGCTGGTCTCCACCGGCCGCGGCAAGGGCAAGAGCATACAGGCCACCCCCAAGGGCACCCACCGCATCTGGGTGAAGCTCCGTTCCAGCGATATGACCAACCTGCAGGACCAGGAAGCGAGCCGCTACTACGCCATCGAGGACGTGCCCTGGGTGATGTACTTCAAGAAGGGCTACGGCCTGCACGGGACGTTTTGGCACCGCTCCTTCGGACACGTGAAGAGTCACGGCTGCGTCAACTTGGCGCCGCTGGATGCCGAGCGGCTGTTTCACTGGACCAGCCCGCGGGTTCCGGCCGGCTGGACCGCCGCGCTGCCGACGGAATACGAGCCCGGCACCGTGATTCGCGTCCGCTGA
- a CDS encoding oxidoreductase: MHVAVVGAGALGRLFGVHLATAGERVSFVVRPSRLGRTEPFALLRLNGDRRYRELPEPELVTSVPVDASAIVLAVRAEQIDEALAQVLQSSPPVPVISLTPLLDESLERLERLVGGRTVVAMPAVAGLLESGVVRYVAFRLLPTLVEQRPEHALVLDALTHALLRSGLAARLSEDVRRRNPATTVAFFPLTLALAAAGSAAALARHSDLKELAARACRETLALGRRVGPVEPAAALAARFVTPARLTFALELVRRLAPRAVRFAERHYGDKLVEQNEAMGREILAMGRRHGVSLTAFEELLDACRLDVGSPRKHEERASVI; the protein is encoded by the coding sequence GTGCACGTCGCGGTCGTTGGTGCGGGGGCGCTAGGGAGACTCTTCGGAGTTCATCTCGCGACCGCCGGCGAGCGCGTGAGCTTCGTGGTGCGACCGTCCCGCTTGGGGCGGACCGAACCGTTCGCTCTGCTCCGGCTCAATGGCGATCGCCGCTATCGGGAGCTTCCCGAGCCGGAGCTCGTCACCAGCGTCCCGGTAGACGCCTCCGCGATCGTCTTGGCCGTACGCGCCGAGCAGATCGACGAGGCGCTCGCCCAGGTGCTGCAGAGCTCGCCGCCAGTGCCCGTGATCTCCCTCACGCCGCTACTGGACGAGAGTCTCGAGCGGCTGGAGCGCCTCGTCGGAGGGCGCACCGTGGTGGCCATGCCCGCCGTCGCCGGTCTGCTGGAATCAGGCGTCGTGCGCTACGTCGCCTTCCGCCTGTTGCCCACCCTGGTCGAGCAACGACCCGAGCACGCCCTCGTGCTCGACGCCCTCACCCACGCGCTACTGCGCTCGGGCCTCGCCGCGCGACTTTCGGAAGACGTTCGACGCAGGAATCCCGCCACGACCGTCGCCTTCTTCCCGCTGACGCTGGCGCTCGCGGCGGCTGGCAGCGCCGCTGCCCTCGCGCGCCACTCGGACTTGAAGGAGCTCGCCGCCCGCGCCTGCCGCGAAACCCTGGCGCTCGGCCGCCGCGTGGGTCCCGTGGAGCCCGCGGCTGCGCTCGCCGCTCGTTTCGTCACCCCCGCGCGCTTGACCTTCGCCCTCGAGCTGGTCCGTCGTTTGGCGCCTCGCGCCGTGCGCTTCGCCGAGCGCCACTACGGCGACAAGCTCGTCGAGCAGAACGAGGCAATGGGCCGCGAGATCTTGGCCATGGGCCGTCGTCACGGAGTGAGCCTCACGGCGTTCGAAGAGCTCCTCGACGCGTGTCGTTTGGATGTTGGTTCGCCGCGGAAACATGAGGAGCGCGCGAGCGTGATCTGA